In one Lolium rigidum isolate FL_2022 chromosome 3, APGP_CSIRO_Lrig_0.1, whole genome shotgun sequence genomic region, the following are encoded:
- the LOC124702251 gene encoding rab3 GTPase-activating protein catalytic subunit-like isoform X2: MQLERFDDFTIASSWERFISEIEAICRQWLADGPKNLMQKGAESVLSFENLCMVKRELKHGKRVYSMEYHFMKSPKGKYSYWDDDTHSTQLSFGVDEFLIIAPLSASGVVLDDPESTKLLSSVAIALSNCGSNWPAFVPVHDPSRKAYIGIQNMGTVFTRRFEADRIGSQVPIRLMHLEGLHELFLSKFVLSSTDFPAKVKVNFSMKLTYRTPEHDYDHEETLDSEATESIPENGIASQPRKQWDDDCPWAEWYSAEDPVKGFELTAIWGEKMFEESLEMAEVENASSFDADSWLLHPVVSPYMVDDSIGKFVGFASQLHLLVNALELSGEAQFLEDYVADNSGPDNSKSSVAVPPPSVVDRVMKDIFNDEVGKSNYVEAESKFGRALKGAPSDSLFAQFCLHALWFGNCNIRAIAVLWIDFVREIRWCWEESEQLPRMKSSSSIDLSACLIHQKLQMLAICIERKKSLNHEKATNHADKEGTSNSMAPNKIRKGSAGIVPSLMLINTFQEMHIPYTQDAPLMTEDMHEERLHAAEAFGSAAGLSGQLERDILASAANPDAAFEDFIRWHSPGDWVSEGNRDGNSAWPPKGRLSQRMSEHGNMWRKIWNDAPALPVSEQKSLLDSIREGEKVVHYLETLRPQQLLEQMVCTAFKSSADILNKTTYGGFKLMKTKMDQLYATMASTLKSLQGNSDTSDMAGDLKRLCQVFEHIEKLLIFAASIHRKLIDAPRLAQSVFTDYFNYYLPKMGTSLESICYEKEFTTKEKVGMLEREAVSSLFRPPTANQSWRKVLSMGNLLNGHEPIQREIVFSVLEKLSNGHYSSPTPLCTDEQIETRRMYISGTSNDLWVALSVTSWD, from the exons ATGCAGCTCGAGCGGTTCGATGATTTCACCATCGCTTCATCATGGGAGAG GTTTATATCCGAGATAGAGGCTATTTGTCGTCAATGGCTAGCAGACGGCCCGAAGAACTTGATG CAAAAAGGTGCGGAGAGTGTGCTTTCCTTCGAAAACTTGTGCATGGTTAAGCGCGAACTCAAGCATGGGAAAAGAGTCTACTCTATGGAGTATCATTTTATGAAATCTCCAAAAG GGAAATATTCATACTGGGATGATGATACACATAGCACACAACTATCTTTTGGCGTGGATGAGTTTCTG ATAATTGCTCCCTTGAGTGCCAGCGGTGTCGTTCTTGATGATCCTGAATCAACTAAGCTTTTGAGTTCTGTAGCAATTGCTCTGTCCAATTGTGGCAG CAATTGGCCAGCATTTGTACCAGTGCATGACCCTTCACGAAAAGCATATATAGGAATCCAAAACATGGGAACAGTCTTTACTCGAAGGTTTGAAGCTGATCGAATTGGTAGCCAGGTCCCAATACGACTCATGCATCTGGAGGGTTTACATGAGCTATTTCTGTCAAAGTTT GTCCTATCCTCAACAGATTTTCCAGCAAAGGTAAAGGTAAACTTCTCAATGAAGCTTACCTACAGAACTCCTGAACATGATTATGATCATGAGGAGACTTTGGATTCTGAAGCTACTGAGTCGATACCAGAAAATGGCATTGCAAGCCAACCCAGAAAACAATGGGATGATGATTGCCCTTGGGCAGAGTGGTACTCTGCCGAGGATCCTGTTAAAG GTTTTGAGTTGACAGCCATTTGGGGAGAGAAGATGTTTGAAGAGAGCCTTGAAATGGCTGAGGTGGAAAACGCTTCGTCGTTTGATGCTGATAGTTGGCTTCTACATCCAGTTGTGTCTCCATATAT GGTCGACGATTCTATTGGGAAGTTTGTTGGGTTTGCATCCCAGCTACATCTTCTAGTAAATGCACTTGAATTGTCAGGAGAGGCACAGTTTTTGGAAGATTATGTTGCAG ATAATTCAGGTCCAGACAATTCGAAATCTTCTGTTGCTGTGCCTCCACCATCTGTCGTCGATCGTGTAATGAAAGATATTTTCAATGATG AGGTTGGAAAGTCAAATTATGTAGAAGCAGAAAGTAAATTTGGCCGTGCTTTGAAAGGAGCACCTTCGGATTCCCTCTTTGCTCAGTTCTGTTTGCACGCATTGTGGTTTGGCAACTGCAATATACGCG CAATAGCAGTCTTATGGATTGATTTTGTGCGCGAAATTCGTTGGTGCTGGGAGGAATCAGAGCAACTACCGAGGATGAAAAGCTCTTCTAGTATTGACCTCTCTGCTTGTCTGATCCACCAAAAACTACAAATG CTTGCGATATGCATTGAGAGGAAGAAATCGTTGAATCATGAGAAGGCTACTAATCATGCAGATAAAGAAGGGACTTCAAATAGCATG GCACCTAACAAAATTCGTAAAGGATCTGCAGGCATTGTCCCTTCACTGATGCTCATTAATACATTTCAGGAAATGCATATTCCGTATACTCAG GATGCACCTTTGATGACAGAAGATATGCATGAAGAAAGACTCCATGCAGCCGAGGCTTTTGGCAGTGCTGCT GGTTTATCTGGTCAACTGGAAAGGGATATATTAGCTTCTG CCGCAAACCCAGATGCTGCCTTTGAAGATTTTATTCGGTGGCATTCACCTGGTGACTGGGTGAGTGAGGGCAATCGTGATGGGAATTCAGCCTGGCCACCTAAAGGAAGGCTTTCTCAGCGTATGTCAGAACACGGGAATATGTGGCGCAAAATCTGGAATGATGCACCAGCTTTGCCTGTCTCTGAACAGAAATCTCTGCTTGATTCTATTCGAGAAGGAGAAAAG GTGGTTCATTACCTTGAAACTTTGAGACCACAGCAGCTCCTTGAGCAAATGGTTTGCACTGCTTTCAAATCATCAGCTGACATTCTGAACAAGACCACATATGGTGGCTTTAAATTAATGAAGACTAAAATGGATCAACTTTATGCTACAATGGCGTCAACATTAAAATCTCTTCAAG GAAATTCGGACACAAGTGATATGGCTGGAGACTTGAAGCGACTTTGTCAAGTTTTTGAGCACATTGAGAAGTTGCTGATTTTTGCTGCATCGATCCACCGAAAACTTATAGATGCTCCAAGACTGGCTCAATCGGTTTTTACTGACTACTTCAATTACTATCTCCCGAAAATGGGAACCAGCTTGGAAAGTATTTGTTATGAAAAG GAGTTCACTACTAAGGAAAAGGTGGGGATGCTCGAGAGAGAGGCTGTATCAAGCCTGTTTCGCCCCCCTACAGCTAATCAGTCATGGAGGAAAGTTCTGAGCATGGGAAATCTTTTGAACGGCCACGAGCCAATACAGAGAGAGATTGTTTTCTCAGTACTGGAAAAACTAAGCAACGGTCACTATTCGAGCCCAACTCCGCTATGTACAGATGAACAGATTGAGACACGCCGGATGTATATATCTGGTACATCTAATGATCTCTGGGTTGCTCTATCGGTGACATCCTGGGATTGA
- the LOC124702251 gene encoding rab3 GTPase-activating protein catalytic subunit-like isoform X1 has protein sequence MQLERFDDFTIASSWERFISEIEAICRQWLADGPKNLMQKGAESVLSFENLCMVKRELKHGKRVYSMEYHFMKSPKGKYSYWDDDTHSTQLSFGVDEFLIIAPLSASGVVLDDPESTKLLSSVAIALSNCGSNWPAFVPVHDPSRKAYIGIQNMGTVFTRRFEADRIGSQVPIRLMHLEGLHELFLSKFVLSSTDFPAKVKVNFSMKLTYRTPEHDYDHEETLDSEATESIPENGIASQPRKQWDDDCPWAEWYSAEDPVKGFELTAIWGEKMFEESLEMAEVENASSFDADSWLLHPVVSPYMVDDSIGKFVGFASQLHLLVNALELSGEAQFLEDYVADNSGPDNSKSSVAVPPPSVVDRVMKDIFNDEVGKSNYVEAESKFGRALKGAPSDSLFAQFCLHALWFGNCNIRAIAVLWIDFVREIRWCWEESEQLPRMKSSSSIDLSACLIHQKLQMLAICIERKKSLNHEKATNHADKEGTSNSMAPNKIRKGSAGIVPSLMLINTFQEMHIPYTQDAPLMTEDMHEERLHAAEAFGSAAGLSGQLERDILASDMSAFKAANPDAAFEDFIRWHSPGDWVSEGNRDGNSAWPPKGRLSQRMSEHGNMWRKIWNDAPALPVSEQKSLLDSIREGEKVVHYLETLRPQQLLEQMVCTAFKSSADILNKTTYGGFKLMKTKMDQLYATMASTLKSLQGNSDTSDMAGDLKRLCQVFEHIEKLLIFAASIHRKLIDAPRLAQSVFTDYFNYYLPKMGTSLESICYEKEFTTKEKVGMLEREAVSSLFRPPTANQSWRKVLSMGNLLNGHEPIQREIVFSVLEKLSNGHYSSPTPLCTDEQIETRRMYISGTSNDLWVALSVTSWD, from the exons ATGCAGCTCGAGCGGTTCGATGATTTCACCATCGCTTCATCATGGGAGAG GTTTATATCCGAGATAGAGGCTATTTGTCGTCAATGGCTAGCAGACGGCCCGAAGAACTTGATG CAAAAAGGTGCGGAGAGTGTGCTTTCCTTCGAAAACTTGTGCATGGTTAAGCGCGAACTCAAGCATGGGAAAAGAGTCTACTCTATGGAGTATCATTTTATGAAATCTCCAAAAG GGAAATATTCATACTGGGATGATGATACACATAGCACACAACTATCTTTTGGCGTGGATGAGTTTCTG ATAATTGCTCCCTTGAGTGCCAGCGGTGTCGTTCTTGATGATCCTGAATCAACTAAGCTTTTGAGTTCTGTAGCAATTGCTCTGTCCAATTGTGGCAG CAATTGGCCAGCATTTGTACCAGTGCATGACCCTTCACGAAAAGCATATATAGGAATCCAAAACATGGGAACAGTCTTTACTCGAAGGTTTGAAGCTGATCGAATTGGTAGCCAGGTCCCAATACGACTCATGCATCTGGAGGGTTTACATGAGCTATTTCTGTCAAAGTTT GTCCTATCCTCAACAGATTTTCCAGCAAAGGTAAAGGTAAACTTCTCAATGAAGCTTACCTACAGAACTCCTGAACATGATTATGATCATGAGGAGACTTTGGATTCTGAAGCTACTGAGTCGATACCAGAAAATGGCATTGCAAGCCAACCCAGAAAACAATGGGATGATGATTGCCCTTGGGCAGAGTGGTACTCTGCCGAGGATCCTGTTAAAG GTTTTGAGTTGACAGCCATTTGGGGAGAGAAGATGTTTGAAGAGAGCCTTGAAATGGCTGAGGTGGAAAACGCTTCGTCGTTTGATGCTGATAGTTGGCTTCTACATCCAGTTGTGTCTCCATATAT GGTCGACGATTCTATTGGGAAGTTTGTTGGGTTTGCATCCCAGCTACATCTTCTAGTAAATGCACTTGAATTGTCAGGAGAGGCACAGTTTTTGGAAGATTATGTTGCAG ATAATTCAGGTCCAGACAATTCGAAATCTTCTGTTGCTGTGCCTCCACCATCTGTCGTCGATCGTGTAATGAAAGATATTTTCAATGATG AGGTTGGAAAGTCAAATTATGTAGAAGCAGAAAGTAAATTTGGCCGTGCTTTGAAAGGAGCACCTTCGGATTCCCTCTTTGCTCAGTTCTGTTTGCACGCATTGTGGTTTGGCAACTGCAATATACGCG CAATAGCAGTCTTATGGATTGATTTTGTGCGCGAAATTCGTTGGTGCTGGGAGGAATCAGAGCAACTACCGAGGATGAAAAGCTCTTCTAGTATTGACCTCTCTGCTTGTCTGATCCACCAAAAACTACAAATG CTTGCGATATGCATTGAGAGGAAGAAATCGTTGAATCATGAGAAGGCTACTAATCATGCAGATAAAGAAGGGACTTCAAATAGCATG GCACCTAACAAAATTCGTAAAGGATCTGCAGGCATTGTCCCTTCACTGATGCTCATTAATACATTTCAGGAAATGCATATTCCGTATACTCAG GATGCACCTTTGATGACAGAAGATATGCATGAAGAAAGACTCCATGCAGCCGAGGCTTTTGGCAGTGCTGCT GGTTTATCTGGTCAACTGGAAAGGGATATATTAGCTTCTG ACATGTCTGCTTTTAAAGCCGCAAACCCAGATGCTGCCTTTGAAGATTTTATTCGGTGGCATTCACCTGGTGACTGGGTGAGTGAGGGCAATCGTGATGGGAATTCAGCCTGGCCACCTAAAGGAAGGCTTTCTCAGCGTATGTCAGAACACGGGAATATGTGGCGCAAAATCTGGAATGATGCACCAGCTTTGCCTGTCTCTGAACAGAAATCTCTGCTTGATTCTATTCGAGAAGGAGAAAAG GTGGTTCATTACCTTGAAACTTTGAGACCACAGCAGCTCCTTGAGCAAATGGTTTGCACTGCTTTCAAATCATCAGCTGACATTCTGAACAAGACCACATATGGTGGCTTTAAATTAATGAAGACTAAAATGGATCAACTTTATGCTACAATGGCGTCAACATTAAAATCTCTTCAAG GAAATTCGGACACAAGTGATATGGCTGGAGACTTGAAGCGACTTTGTCAAGTTTTTGAGCACATTGAGAAGTTGCTGATTTTTGCTGCATCGATCCACCGAAAACTTATAGATGCTCCAAGACTGGCTCAATCGGTTTTTACTGACTACTTCAATTACTATCTCCCGAAAATGGGAACCAGCTTGGAAAGTATTTGTTATGAAAAG GAGTTCACTACTAAGGAAAAGGTGGGGATGCTCGAGAGAGAGGCTGTATCAAGCCTGTTTCGCCCCCCTACAGCTAATCAGTCATGGAGGAAAGTTCTGAGCATGGGAAATCTTTTGAACGGCCACGAGCCAATACAGAGAGAGATTGTTTTCTCAGTACTGGAAAAACTAAGCAACGGTCACTATTCGAGCCCAACTCCGCTATGTACAGATGAACAGATTGAGACACGCCGGATGTATATATCTGGTACATCTAATGATCTCTGGGTTGCTCTATCGGTGACATCCTGGGATTGA